In the Desulfovibrio subterraneus genome, GCCTTTGGCAGTTCTGTGTGCAAAAAACCTATTCTTCGCTGATAAGGCTGGCGAGCTCTTCGCGGATAATGTCGGCAGCAGCCTTGGCGGCGGCACGCTCAATATTGTCCTTCAGGTCATCCCTGAGTTCGCGGCTGTGGGTCGTCCAATCCTTGTGGGTGAAGACGGTGCGCTCTATTTCGCCAATACGTTCATCAATTTTTTCGTCTATCATTGTGACGATGCGCGTCATTATGGGGCCGTCTTCGGCAAGGGCTTCCTCTACGGCAGCCATGATGGCAGAAGGCGAATCCTGCTGTATGCGTGCTTCATCCTCGGCTGCGGCCTCGGCTATCTTGCGTGCCACGATGTCTTCTACATGCTCTTCAGAGGGAGAGAGCATACGCTCGATGGCGGCAATGCGCATGGCAAGGGCGGCAAGATCGGGAGCTTCCTGCACCACGCATTCGCTTGCCTCGGCAAGTGCATCGTCAAGGGAGGTCATGTCCAGCTCGGTTTCCTCGGCTGTGTCGCCGATATCTCCCATGAGGTCCTCGGCAATGTCCTTAGCTGCTGCGCCAAGGGCGGCTTCATCTGCGGGTAGCTCTTCCACGTCCTGCAGCAGGGCGTCGATGTCGGCTTCCTGCGGCAGGTCGTCGCCGAGCAGGGCGTCAATATCGCCTTCGTCCGTACTTGCAGCGTCAGTCTGGGCTGGCTCTTCGGGTATGTCGGATATATCAGCGATCGCAGACAGGTCGGGCTGGCCGGACATGTCCTGAACCGTGTCCTGAACCGCGTCTGGAATCGTATCCTGAATAGTGTCCTGAATTGTATCGGAGCCAAGTGCATCTTGCAGAAGGTCGTCCGCTCCCGTCTCCGCATCGGCAGCTGGCTCATCTGCATCCAGCAGATCATCCAGTTCCGAGGTGCGCGCAGGGCCGGGCTCGGTTCCGGCAAGCAGGGCGTCCAGATCGTCTATGTCTGCCTCTTCAAATACAGGAGCCGCATCACTGCGTTCCGGCTGCGTGCTTTCGCCGAGAATGTCATCCAGTTCAGGAATGTCCTCGATTTCTGCGGTAGCGGGCAGGGCGTTCTCTTCTGTGGCGCCGCCAAGGGAGTCCAGAAGGGCATCAAGTTCACCCATGTCGGGAGAGTCCAGAGTCTCGTTGGGGTCAAACGCGAGGGGAGCGGCAGGGGCTGCCGGGGGTGGCGGAGCGGGAACAGCGTCAAGATCCGCCAGCAGAGAGTCTATGTCGTCCGTGTCGCCGGCAGGATGTAGTTCCTGTGCCTGCGGAGCATTGGCTGTTTCGGCTTCGGCCAGCAGCTTGTCCAGATCAAGATCGTCATCACCATTCCCGGCGGCAGATTCCGGTTCCATCTCAGCCCCGTCAAGGGAGTCGAGCAGGGCATCCAGATCGTCTGCCGGTGCGTTGTGATTTGAAGGGGTGAGCACGGCTTCTCCGGCCGCTGCTTCATCGAGCAGGGCGTCAAGGTCGGAAAGGTCCGGCAGGCCGTCGTCTTCCTGCGGCGCGGCAGGCTTGCCGCTCTTGGGCACTTCCATGTCCTCTATGAGGGCATCAAGCTCTGAAAAATCTATGTCGCCCGTGGTTCCGGTGCTCTCGGCGGCACTCGGAGGGGCTTTGGGGGCAGGCTTGGAAAGGGTTTCCGGTGCAAGTCCCAGCTCGCTGAGGAGATCGTCCTCTGCCGAGGTTCGGGCAGATGTTGCGGCGGGGGTGTCCGGCGTATCCAGATCTCCCAGAAGGGCATCAAGGTCTGCGTCGAAATCGTCGTCGTCGTTGATGCCGGATGCCGGAGCAGACGAACCCTGCGAGTTCAGCAGGTCATCAAGTTCAGCGGAAAAATCATCGTCGGTGGATGCTGAAGAGGATGCCGAGGCGGAGCCAGCAGGCTTGTCCTCACCGTCCAGACCGCCGAGAAGGTCATCAAGGTCGGATTCGAAATCCAGGCCTCCGCCAGTTCCCTTGCCGGACTCTTTCTGACTGGCGGAGCTATCGTCAGAGAAGAGGTCTTCCAGTTCCTTTTCGAAATCGATGTCACCGTCTGCGGCACCGAAAAGATCATCTGCCGCTTCATCAGCCGCAGGAGGTGTACCTTCCTCAACGATGTCGGTGAGTTCAATGATATCGTCTTCAGTATCGAAATCGAGGGTATCTTTGGGTGACATGGCGTACCTTGGGCTTGCGGTTACGAGCCGCGCATCTTGGGGAACAATGCATTACCGGCTCTGGCACTGCACAACTACGGGGGCGCACAGGCCAAGCAATGGAGCTATCACTCTATCACATTTAGAATAACCATACATCGTCTGATAAAGCAAGAGGCCGCCCTTACGGGCGGCCTCATTCAACTCAATTATCCTTACCTGTTAAGGATGGCAGCTGGACTTCTTACAGCCAGTCAGTGCCTTCTTCTTTTCCTTGTCTGCGCCTGCGGCGTCAGCGTGGCAGGAAATACAGGTGGGCATCTTAGCCTTTTTGTCGTGGACGATCTTGTAGTAGGAACCAGCATTCTTCTTGTCAGCGGCTGCTGCAGAGTGGCAACCGGCATCGGAACACTTCTTGTAGTTTTCCTTGCCATCTACGAGATGGTGACAGTCCACACACTTTGCGGACTTGTGGGTGGAGTGGTTGAAGATGACAGGGTTCTTGGTGGCTTCCATCTTCAGACCATCAGCAGGGGCGTCGGCAGCGATCAGGGGCAGCGCGAAGGCCAGCGCCAGAACAGCAACCAGTGCAATGAACAACGGCTTCCTCATGAGTAAACCTCCTTCACAAGGCATGTTAAGAATTTCACACTTGGATATAGTAGTGATCAAGTCATGTCAAGGCTGCGGCAAAAATGAAGCAGTCTCTACACCTGATTTTATTGCAATTATCCGGCCAATCCTGAGTTTTTTGCTTCCCCCGGAATGACTGTTTCGTGCTACTTGTGACACCCCTTGCAATCGGTGGGACCGGCGGGTTTTCCTTCCGCCTTGCGGGCCTTGTGGCAGCCGTTGCAGCTTGCGGTAACATTCGCATGATATGCGTTTCTGAAATATGTCATGGAGAGCTTTTCTTCCTTGGTCACGGGGTTGCCCATATCGTGACAGCCCTTGGTGGAGCAAGGTTGAGCCTTGGGATTCTTGTCCATGGTGTGGTGGCAGGTGGCACATGCTTCAGCCGCATGCTTGGCATGCGGGAAGGAGACGAGGCTCTTCTTCAGTTTGGTTCCTTCGGGAACCTTAATGATAACCGGATCGGCAGGAGCCTTTTCGGTAGTGACTGCAAAGGCCGCCGTAGTCAGAAGCATGATGATAACCGATGCAATGGCCAGAATACTGCGCATGCGCACCTCCCTTCCGATTTCTCGGGCTCACGTTGGATTATTGACGGTATTTGTCCATGTATCCCCTGGGGGTGACCATACGCCCGCCGATCATTCGAGTCGAGCCGTTGCCGATGATAATGATGGAGAGCATATCCACCACTGCGGGGTCAAAATCCGAGAGTGTGGTGGTGATAACGGCCTGCTCCGCGCGGTTTGCCTGCCGCACTATGCCCACGGGCGTGGTCTTGTCCCTGTGTGCCGCGATGATCTCCAGCGCGCGGGGAAGCTGCCAGTCGCGTTTCTTTGATTTGGGGTTGTAGAGCACGATGACGAAGTCACCCTCTGCCGCACAGGCAAGGCGCTTTTCGATAACTTCCCACGGGGTGAGCAGGTCGGAAAGGCTCACGCTGGCAAAATCGTGCATGAGCGGAGCACCCAGCAGGGCGGCAGCGGCAGACAGGGCGGGAATGCCCGCGATGATCTGCACATCAAGACCGGCAGCAGCCTCGCCCCTTTCTTCCACCAGTTCAAAGACAAGGCCCGCCATGGCGTATATGCCGGGGTCGCCCGAGCAGACAATGACCGTGTTGCGGCCTTCGAGCGCGCAATCGAGGGCACCGCTGCAGCGGGCCATTTCGCCCATCATGCCGGTGGAGATGATCTCTTTGCCGGTCTTCAGTTCCTCGGGAACAAGCGCCACATATAACGTGTAGCCGACAATCACGTCCGCCTGCCGCAGGGCTTCACAGGCCTGCGGTGTGAGCAGGGCGGCATCGCCGGGACCGAGCCCGACAACCTTCAACGTACCGGTCATGCAATCTCCATGGCGACAGCCAGCGTGGTGCCGCTGTCCTTGAGTTTTTCCTGAATGAGAATTCCGGCCCCGCGCCCGGTGGCGGCGGAGACTATGGCGGCCGCCTCGGCAACGCTGCGCGTGCCCACGGCCTTCTCGGGAGCTTCGGAAGGGTTGGGCACTTTCACGCCCTTGAGCGTGTCTGCCGGGAAAAATTGTATGGGGGCGCAGAGCCTGCGGGCAGCTTCGAGCAGTCCTGCCTCATCGGCCTTGGCGTCCACGCTGGCAATGCCTGCAACGCTTTCCAGCGCAATCATGCGCGTGGCCAGTTCCCTGCGGACAAAGGACTCGATGGCGTCTGCGGAGCGGCCTTTGCGGCAGCCGATGCCCAGATGCAGCACTTTGGGGTGCAGCACCAGTGTCTGTTCGCCCAGCGCCATGCACATGGGGTCGCGCCATGTGACGAGCACGGCGGCTCCGCCGCAGGCGGCTTCATCCATGGTTTCCGTGAAATTGAAAAGGTGCGTATGCGGGCCGGTCTGCAATCCGAGGCGGTTGTCAGGATCAAAGACGGTGACCGTCTGGCCTGCAAGCAGGGCGCCGTTCACATGCTTCACCGCGCCGATGTTGTGCATGGCGCAACCGGCTTCCATGGCTGCCACGTCCAGCGAGGGGAGCGATTCCGTATCCGTGGCCGTGGTAATGACGGCCGTGCCGCCTGTGATGCGGGCGACATCTTGCGCAAGCGCATTGGCGCCGCCCAGATGACCGGACACAAGACTGATGGCGAACTGCCCCTGCTGGTCGAGCACGACGATGGCGGGGTCGGTGCTCTTGTGCTGCAGATGGGATGCAATGCAGCGCACAACAATGCCCGCGGCAGCCACGAAAATGTGGCGTGTAAAGCGTGCATAGCTCTCGCCCACGCATTCGCGCAGGGTGCCGAAACCGTGTTCTCCCTCTTTAGCCATGCGTGCGGGAACGCAAACCAGTCCGCCATATTCGGCAGCAAGCCTGCGGGCCAGTTCCGCTCCCTTGGGAGTGAGTGCATAGACGGCGGTGGTTGTCAGCATCATGATTGGGAGTGCCTTGTGGTGGGTGCGCATCCGGATGTGGCGGGATTCTCCCCAGCCTGCAAATGAATATGCCGGAAGCTGAAATATGTTTCTGCGGACGCCGTTTCCGTCTTAACGGTCGCGTGCAGTTATTGGCAAGCAGAACGGGTGGAGGCATGGCCTCCACCCGTATTCCGATCGTTCTGGGTTGGTGCTTCGCGTAATCGCGCAAAGACCTTTCCGTTGCTAGAACTGCACCTTGCGGGCTGCTTCCAGCGCTTTTTCAAAGTCTTCGTCAGTGTGCGCAAACGATACCATGGCCGCCTCATAGCTGAGGGAGGCAAGGTAGATGCCCTGTGCGCGCATCTGCTTGTAGAAGGTGGTGTACAGCTTGGGTGCGGCGGTCTTGGCGGTGGCAAAATCCGTCACGGGCGTATCGGTAAAGAATACGGTGAACATGGATGCCAGCGTGTTCATGGTGACCGGCACACCCTTTTCCTTGAGCACGTTAAGCAGTTCGTGTGCGAACTTGCTGGTGCGCTGTTCCAGTGCGGCGTAATCGGCCTGCTTCAGCAGCTTGAGGGTGGCAATGCCGGTGGCCATGGCCACGGGGTTGCCGGAAAGCGTGCCGGCCTGGAAGATGTTTCCGCAGGGGGCGATGTGCTGCATGATTTCTTTCTTGCCGCCGTATGCGCCCACGGGGAAACCGCCGCCGATGATCTTGCCGAGGGTGGTAAGGTCGGGAGTGATGTCGAAGCGTGCCTGCGCACCGCCGTAGGAGAGGCGGAAGCCGGTGATGACTTCGTCAAAGATGAGCAGTGCGCCGTATTCGTCGCACAGGGCGCGCAGCCCTTCGAGAAAGCCTTCCGCAGGGGGCACGAGGCCCATGTTGCCTGCGGTGGGTTCCACGATGATGGCGGCAATATCTTCGGGGTGCAGCTTGAAGAGTTCCTTCACGCGCTCAAGGTTGTTGTAGGGCGCGAGCAGGGTGTCCTTCACGGTGTCGGCGGGAACGCCGGGGGTGCCGGGAATGCACAGGTCGGCATAGCCGGAACCGGCAGCGGCGAGGAAGGCATCTGCATGTCCGTGGTAGCAGCCTTCAAATTTGATGACCTTGTCGCGCTTGGTGTAGCCGCGGGCAAGGCGCAGGGCGGTCATGGTGGCTTCGGTGCCGGAGTTGACCATGCGCACCATTTCCACACTGGGAACGGCCTCTATGACCATTTCGGCCAGCTCAAGCTCTGCGGGGCAGGGCGCGCCGTAGCTTGCACCTGCGGCACAGGCCTTTTGTGCGGCTTCGGTTACTGCGGGGTGCGCG is a window encoding:
- the cobJ gene encoding precorrin-3B C(17)-methyltransferase gives rise to the protein MTGTLKVVGLGPGDAALLTPQACEALRQADVIVGYTLYVALVPEELKTGKEIISTGMMGEMARCSGALDCALEGRNTVIVCSGDPGIYAMAGLVFELVEERGEAAAGLDVQIIAGIPALSAAAALLGAPLMHDFASVSLSDLLTPWEVIEKRLACAAEGDFVIVLYNPKSKKRDWQLPRALEIIAAHRDKTTPVGIVRQANRAEQAVITTTLSDFDPAVVDMLSIIIIGNGSTRMIGGRMVTPRGYMDKYRQ
- a CDS encoding cobalt-precorrin 5A hydrolase, which codes for MMLTTTAVYALTPKGAELARRLAAEYGGLVCVPARMAKEGEHGFGTLRECVGESYARFTRHIFVAAAGIVVRCIASHLQHKSTDPAIVVLDQQGQFAISLVSGHLGGANALAQDVARITGGTAVITTATDTESLPSLDVAAMEAGCAMHNIGAVKHVNGALLAGQTVTVFDPDNRLGLQTGPHTHLFNFTETMDEAACGGAAVLVTWRDPMCMALGEQTLVLHPKVLHLGIGCRKGRSADAIESFVRRELATRMIALESVAGIASVDAKADEAGLLEAARRLCAPIQFFPADTLKGVKVPNPSEAPEKAVGTRSVAEAAAIVSAATGRGAGILIQEKLKDSGTTLAVAMEIA
- the hemL gene encoding glutamate-1-semialdehyde 2,1-aminomutase → MADSSKLYARAKEVIPGGVNSPIRACLSVESEPLFIARAFGSKLESVEGDVYIDFVQSWGPMLLGHAHPAVTEAAQKACAAGASYGAPCPAELELAEMVIEAVPSVEMVRMVNSGTEATMTALRLARGYTKRDKVIKFEGCYHGHADAFLAAAGSGYADLCIPGTPGVPADTVKDTLLAPYNNLERVKELFKLHPEDIAAIIVEPTAGNMGLVPPAEGFLEGLRALCDEYGALLIFDEVITGFRLSYGGAQARFDITPDLTTLGKIIGGGFPVGAYGGKKEIMQHIAPCGNIFQAGTLSGNPVAMATGIATLKLLKQADYAALEQRTSKFAHELLNVLKEKGVPVTMNTLASMFTVFFTDTPVTDFATAKTAAPKLYTTFYKQMRAQGIYLASLSYEAAMVSFAHTDEDFEKALEAARKVQF
- a CDS encoding cytochrome c3 family protein gives rise to the protein MRKPLFIALVAVLALAFALPLIAADAPADGLKMEATKNPVIFNHSTHKSAKCVDCHHLVDGKENYKKCSDAGCHSAAAADKKNAGSYYKIVHDKKAKMPTCISCHADAAGADKEKKKALTGCKKSSCHP
- a CDS encoding cytochrome c3 family protein encodes the protein MRSILAIASVIIMLLTTAAFAVTTEKAPADPVIIKVPEGTKLKKSLVSFPHAKHAAEACATCHHTMDKNPKAQPCSTKGCHDMGNPVTKEEKLSMTYFRNAYHANVTASCNGCHKARKAEGKPAGPTDCKGCHK